In Acidisarcina polymorpha, the DNA window CGAACATCTTCGCCGCCATTTCGAAGTGGATGCCGAATCGATCGTCGCCGCTACCTTGTCGAAGCTCGCGCGCGACGGCAAGTTCGACGCAGCCAAGGCCCAACAAGCACTCACCGATTTGGGGCTGGAGACCGAAAAGCCTAATCCAGCCTCCATCTAATCCAACGCACTGACATCAAAGAAGGCTTCTCCATGCCGAGAAGCCTTCTCTTCTTTTCGACCAAGCCCGTCGCTTCGATGGCAGCCTATCCCACCCGTTACGCATTTCATTCATCGGAATGCGAAGCCAATTTGAAGGTTCCGAAGCAGATTGCTCTACTTGAACCCGTCACATGGTCCTGCGGCGGGCTTATTTTATTGAGGCCAAAGCATCTCCAGTACGGTATCATTGCCTCCTAAAGTTGCACTGTTCTTATTGCACCGGAGGAACGACTTATGGCAGCGCGACCCTATTGGTCTGGGCATATTCAAATCTCGCTGGTGTCATTCGGCGTCAAGCTGTTCACGGCGACCGAGTCGATGAGCGAGATTCGCTTCCATCAGCTGGATCGCAAGACCGGCGAGCGGGTCAAGTACCAGAAAGTCTCCTCCGCGTCCGAGGAAAGCAAAGTCGAGAAGACCGACATCGTCAAGGGCTACGAGTACAGCAAGGGACAGTACGTCACCGTCGAGCCTGAAGAGATCGAGAACCTGCGCATTCCCTCTCGTCACACCCTGGAGGTCGCCCAGTTCGTCGACGCCGCTGAAGTCGACCCCAGCTATTTCGAGAAGCCCTACTTTGTCGTCCCCGAGAGCGATACCCAGGCCGAGGCGTTTGCCGTCGTGCGAAAGGCGCTCCAGAAGACCAAGAAGATCGCCCTTGGCAAGATCGCCTTCGGCGGCCGCGAACACCTCGTCGCCATCGCGCCGCCAGCGGACGACAAGCTTGCCGGCATGATGGCATACACCATGCGCTATGCGGCGGAGTTGCGCAATCCTGCCTCCTATTTCGCCGATATCAAGCCGGTGGCCATCGAAGAAGATCAGCTCTCGCTCGCTGAGGAGCTTATTAAAAGAAAATCCGCCAAATTCGCTCCTGAGAAATTCAAGGACGAATACGAAACCGCCCTCAAAGCAATGGTTGAAGCCAAGGTGCACAACGCGCCCATTCCCCGCGAGGAACCAGCGCCTGCCTCTTCCAAAGTCATCAACCTCATGGATGCTTTGCGCAAGAGTGTCCAACGCGACGAGGGCGACGGCGAAGCGCCAAGGAAAGCGTCGACCAAGTCAACTGCGGCCAAGAGCACGCCAGCCGCGAAAAAAGGCATCGCCCTGGTGAAAGCGAAGTCGCGCAAGACGGCGTAATCCACAATGGCAACCAGGCGCAAAGGCGCAGCCAAGCCGTCAACCCAAGCCACTCCCGCAGACGCAATCGACGCGCAACTGGAACGCTATCGCTCCATGCGGGATTTCGACGTCACCGCGGAGCCAAGTGGCGGCAAGAAAACTGAGGCCGCTCCCCAAGGATTGCCCTTCGTCATCCAGAAACACGCCGCCACTCGTCTCCACTACGACTTCCGGCTGGGCTGGAATGGAGTGCTCAAAAGCTGGGCTTGCGCCAAAGGCCCTAGCTACGTCACCGCCGACAAACGGCTGGCCGTCCAGGTCGAAGACCACCCCATGGAGTACGGCGGCTTTGAAGGCATCATCCCCAAAGGCCAATATGGCGGCGGCACCGTCATGTTGTGGGATGAAGGGACCTGGGAGCCGCAGCCCGGCCACACCGATGTGGACGAAGGCTTACGCACCGGCTCACTCAAATTCATCATGCATGGCACGAAGATGAAGGGAAAGTGGACGCTGATCCGCATGGGTGGCAAAGCCGCCAGTGAGAGCAAGCCCAATTGGCTGCTGATCAAGGAACACGACGACTTTGAGCGAAAGCCGGACGATCCCGCGATCACGGAAGAGGCCCCGAACAGCGTTGTTACCGGGCGCAGCCTCGAGGAGATTGCCCGCAACGAGGACCATGTCTGGAACTCGAAGGAAACAGCTACCGGCAACGCCTGGCACCGTAACGACCAACAGTCAAAGTCCGAAAAGCCAGTAACTACTGCCGGCGCCGCTTCAAAGAAGTCCGCTGTTCGAGCCGGGGCAGCATCGAACAACGCCGCGTCGAATAACTTCGAAGCCGAGCTAAAGAAAACTCCCAAGGAAAAGCTGCCAGACTTCATTCGTCCCCAATTGGCTTCGCAGGCCACGAAGCCGCCGGCTGACAAGGGCTGGATTCATGAGCTGAAACTCGATGGCTACCGAATTCAAGCTCGCAAAGACGGCGAACGAGTTCAACTTCTTACCCGCACCGGGCTCGATTGGACCCATCGCATGAAGACCATCGCCGCTGAGGTGGCCAAACTCCCCGCTGACAACTTCCTTGCCGACGGCGAGGTCGTGGTGCTCGCCGACGATGGAACCACTAGCTTTGCCGACCTGCAGGCTGCTTTTCAAGAGGGAATCCGCAAGCCGCTGACCTACTTCGTCTTCGACCTGCTTCATCTCAACGGCCACAACTTGCGCGGCCTGCCCCTGCTCGAACGCAAGGCCATGCTGGCGAAGCTCCTCCATGAGAGCGGCGAGTTTGTGCGTCTTGGGGAACACCTTGAAACCGATGGCGCGACCATGTTCCGCAAGGCCTGCGAGTTCGGCGCCGAGGGCATCGTCTCCAAGCGCGCCGATAGTCCTTACAGCAGTTCGCGCAGCTCCTCTTGGCTCAAGCTGAAGTGCATCCGAGGCCAGGAGTTCGTCATCGGCGGCTTCACTCTTCCCTCGAACGGCATTCACGGCGTAGGCGCGCTGCTGCTCGGCTACTATCAGGACAAGAAACTGATCTACGCTGGCCGTACCGGAACCGGATTTACCCAGAAGACCCACGCCAAACTGCGCGATCAGTTGGACAAACTACGCCAGTCCTCCACCGCTTTCGAGAAGCCCCCCGCCGAGGCCCGTAAGGGCGCGATCTGGGTCAGGCCGGAGCTCGTCGCTCAAGTCAATTTCTCTACTTGGACCGCCGACAACCTCGTCCGGCAAGCATCTTTTCAGGGCCTTCGCGAGGACAAGCCGGCCAGTGAAGTCGTTCGCGAAGCAGCCGGCACTTCTCCAAAGCCTCGCATTCCAAAGCACGCCGATCCTGCGCCTTCAGCTGAGAAAGCCGTT includes these proteins:
- a CDS encoding Ku protein, with product MAARPYWSGHIQISLVSFGVKLFTATESMSEIRFHQLDRKTGERVKYQKVSSASEESKVEKTDIVKGYEYSKGQYVTVEPEEIENLRIPSRHTLEVAQFVDAAEVDPSYFEKPYFVVPESDTQAEAFAVVRKALQKTKKIALGKIAFGGREHLVAIAPPADDKLAGMMAYTMRYAAELRNPASYFADIKPVAIEEDQLSLAEELIKRKSAKFAPEKFKDEYETALKAMVEAKVHNAPIPREEPAPASSKVINLMDALRKSVQRDEGDGEAPRKASTKSTAAKSTPAAKKGIALVKAKSRKTA
- the ligD gene encoding DNA ligase D, with the protein product MATRRKGAAKPSTQATPADAIDAQLERYRSMRDFDVTAEPSGGKKTEAAPQGLPFVIQKHAATRLHYDFRLGWNGVLKSWACAKGPSYVTADKRLAVQVEDHPMEYGGFEGIIPKGQYGGGTVMLWDEGTWEPQPGHTDVDEGLRTGSLKFIMHGTKMKGKWTLIRMGGKAASESKPNWLLIKEHDDFERKPDDPAITEEAPNSVVTGRSLEEIARNEDHVWNSKETATGNAWHRNDQQSKSEKPVTTAGAASKKSAVRAGAASNNAASNNFEAELKKTPKEKLPDFIRPQLASQATKPPADKGWIHELKLDGYRIQARKDGERVQLLTRTGLDWTHRMKTIAAEVAKLPADNFLADGEVVVLADDGTTSFADLQAAFQEGIRKPLTYFVFDLLHLNGHNLRGLPLLERKAMLAKLLHESGEFVRLGEHLETDGATMFRKACEFGAEGIVSKRADSPYSSSRSSSWLKLKCIRGQEFVIGGFTLPSNGIHGVGALLLGYYQDKKLIYAGRTGTGFTQKTHAKLRDQLDKLRQSSTAFEKPPAEARKGAIWVRPELVAQVNFSTWTADNLVRQASFQGLREDKPASEVVREAAGTSPKPRIPKHADPAPSAEKAVPSLASRNNTGEGKTQHAPIRLTHPDKILDAASQLTKQQLADYYWQIAPFMLPHIAGRPLSLVRCPEGSGQPCFFQKHASNMLPKSLESVEVRDKKTGKIEPYITLSTQTALAELAQLGVLELHPWGSRNEDLEHPDRIIIDLDPDTAIEWQTLAASAAEVRAALKKLHLESFLKTTGGKGLHVVIPIEPEYDWGVVKQFAHAFALSMEKQNPALYLTKMTKSARAGRIYIDYLRNERGATAVAPFSPRARPEANVSMPINWSELKLPERPTFRVVDFAEWSSRLKRDPWKRLPATNQRITPEVLSSFKISA